The Montipora foliosa isolate CH-2021 chromosome 6, ASM3666993v2, whole genome shotgun sequence genome includes the window atcacagtcacgcctcccTCCTGTTGACAAACTTCCATCCTTATATTTTTGCCGGCCATgttcacactgagcttggggcgcctgtgaacGTACCAACTCAACTCAACAGCATCATGTTCTCGCTACTCCGTTCAGTATTCATGTTTCCGCTGGATTAAATTTCCTTAAGCAAATCGCCAATTGTTTTAAGTTATCGTAAGAATTAAAGTAGCAGTTTGAAAATATCCCCTCCCCTATGCTAATTTCTGATCAGTCTCTACGCAAGTGTAGAAGGCACACAATGACCACAAAACCACTGGGTTTAGTTTACTTTCTTTTTGCTCTTAACGTTGCATTGGTTGATACATCTTTAAGAACATTGTTATTTTCCACGTTTTTTCGAATATTTCAGTACTTGATTAACGTTTAAGCTAATGTTATTTACGAAAATACGTCATACTAGTTAAATATTTCATTAGTCAAAGGATTACGAGTAGACTTCATAGAGAAGCCACTATTGGAACGTTTTCTTAGTCGTATTAAGAATTACCAATTGAGGTAACAGAGATGTAAAGAAAGTCAATTCGTAACCACACACGGCAAAGCAAAAATAGAGATTCTTGGTTGCATGctatagatttttctcattcacaaaaaaataatcTACTTCAACATAGGATATTTTATAAGTGCTGTCCATTTAGCCATGAAGGCATTTGGCCACTTGATACCAAATCAATAGCTTTTTGCTTTCTTACTTTTATGTTTGTTCGGCGAAGGATTCCCATTTGGTTTCCATAAAAACAAAGTTCCTACAACTCGGTCACCAATTGAATTTTCCTGAACCGGTGTTTGGCATGGCCAGTTGCCATAGCTTGCGTCACAAGGATACCCAGAAGTCGAGGGCCAAGCCACACCAGCAGAATCACCGGCGTTATGCGTAACGTCGAAACGCTTGGATCCCCGTCTAGCAGCTTTCGTTTTTCCTGAATTTATTCTGAGTGGAGCTTTAGGACCACtaggttttccaaaaaaagattGAGGTTTAGCTGGACTTATATCGTTGGACGCTTTTGGTGTACTGCCAACAACATCGTTGAAAGGAAGCCAATGGTTTCCATTGCAACTCCCACAGCCTACTGGtaaatagaaaataaataataattaagtttAATTTAATATGCACACCTTAGCTTAAAAGGCATTTAAGCTAATCTGTCACTAATTTCTCCCTACCAACTTTTCCCAGACCTAACTGACAATCCCACGCACTCTTTAAGAGTCGCCCAAAGCTAAAGTTAACAGTGCTAAGCAAATTAGCAAAACCATCCTGTGTCATTATGTTCAGTACCAAAGGTGAATTAAGACTTTCAAAAAAATCTTCATTTTACTAACATAAGGTCGATATTTGAACTAATCACCAGATCACCGTTTCATCATAAGGGGATACTTTTCAAACGTTTCGACTCTCAGTGTTTCATCGTCTTGCAGTCTCTACGAGTATGAGGCAAGAAGCTATGACTGACTATACGGATATTACGTACAATTTCCTCCAGGATTGTTACATCCACAACAGCATCCTGGACCTCTATATGGGCACCCAAATCCGTTATGGTTAAATCCAAATGGATGCCCGTGCCCCATCCAACCACGATGGAAATCTGGTCCATACTCTGGATACAGTGGGCCCGGTCTCCATCCCCATGGACTCGAGCAATCAAATGATGCATCGAAAAGCTCCGGGTAGCAATCATCCAGGGACCCAAGAAGGCATCGTCTCCTATTGTTGAACTTTTCTACGATTTTGGTCCGCTGATTCAGATTTTGCTTACTTGGGACTTCAGTTCTTTCCTTCAGGGCATTTTCTTGTGCTTCCTCAAGCTCATCTCCATAGCCactttttttagattccagGGTGCCTCGACGCATTCGATTTTGTGCTTGTTGAATCTCAAGAGGCCATTCTTGTTTAGGCCTTGAGTGGTTCTCTGTTTGGTAAACGAATGCGGCTGCCACACCAGCCCAGCATAAAGCAAACTTAAGAACGAAGAACCGCATATCTTTTTCCTGTCTTGGTTGTAAGGAGTTCCTAAAACTGTGTTATGAATCAagcgtttttcttttgtttcactGAGGTCAGAATTGCAAACGAAATACAAGGAAGCAAATTCCTTAACAATCAGCCACATCCTCATTAACAATGTAAGACGTTGGGAATTTTTCAAGACGTAACCCCACACAGACGCTCTCCTTTCTCTTCAAGTACCTTTTCAATTCACTAATAATCTCTTGAAGCACAACTTCTGTTAACACAAATATTGAATTCAGAAATCGATAACCTGGGCATATTGACAATTTCGTCTTTAAGTTTACAAGCGAAAATTAACAATGAGTTGCTTGTGGTAGTACTATTGTTGCTAAAGTAGAGATTCCAGAGCACATTGCATCTCACAAGAGTGAATTATTTATTCTCTTAACAGATAGCGAGCAAAATTGCCCCTGACTTATTATCAAAGCACAAGTAACCTTTCAGCCCAAGGTATTTAAACTGCATTGCTGTAGGAAGCAATTTAGTTCAATCTAGATACTGATGATAATGTTATGGTGTGTAATtcaattttgtttacttttggtGGTGATGTTACGTAGTCTACTGCTATTTAcagactttttttattttcctatcTCTGCAACTGCGACAAGAAACAAATCCGCACGTCGACAGCCCTTGGCAGTCATCTTGCCTTGGGACCACTGAGCCATTTCTATGTAACCCTTATGTCAACCTAGTCAAGTTGGGTGTCCTAGCTCGATGGACTGACAGTTGAGTTTAACAACGTATTCTCGGTTTGTGCCTTTGTTTGAATGTCATCAgggttatttttattttgctccAAGATGACAAGAATAAACAGCACTTTTTTCACGATGTAGTCTCTTTCAGAGCCATTACAATCATAGTCAGTTACGTTCACTCCGGTACAGTTCCGATAAGAGTTCTTTAGCATCGTTTATCCAGATAGCAATTTATATCTTCCGGTAAATCTCCGTCAGGAGTACTCCTTCATCGAGGCCACGCCTAGCTTTGAAGGTTTACGGCGCATGAATCTACGAGAATGGGGGTCGAAATCAAAGGAATTTCTGATGTCAATTCCAGAGCAGGACAGTAAAGGGAACTCTAACCAAGGTCCTTGGAATACTCTGGAACACTGTTAAAGATCAACTGCTTGCCAAAGGTCCTGAACCAACAGAATGTTCGTCGAAAATAGAGGTGCTAAAACCATTCCTGCAGTTTTCGACCCATTGGGAGTCTTTACTCCTGCAACTCTTCAAGGAAAACTCTTTCTTCAAGAATTATGGGCCTCAGAGAAAGAATgagaagagaaactggaaaaagaGATGCTTCCCCAATGGATGAAAATTCAGAAAGAAAATGAATGTATCTCCTTGGTAAACATTCCTAGATTCATTGGTAACTCCAGTTGTTAGTCGCTGTGCCTTTGTCATGCCTCAACCAAAGCTTATGCTTCTATTTTACCATCAGAAACTTTTTCATTCTGGTGTTTACGTTTCTCACAAGTTAGGTCAACTGAGAAATGAATATTGGATTCCTCAGGGAAGACCTGTGGTAAAGAAAGCAATTCATGGCTGAGGTATCTGTAACGATTTCAAGGCGGACCCCTCGTGATCAGTGTCTCCGTGGCCCAAAAAGAAAGTAGCAAAATCCGCTCCCTTCACCTATACTGGATTAGATTTTTTTTGCCCCCTGCACATTCAAGGTAAACGTTTAAAGAAAAAGGTTTGGGCATTTCTTTTCACCTGTGCCACAGTACGAGCCATCCATTTGGAACTGATAAGGACATTAATGCTGAGCCGCTTATGCTTGCACTTAGACGAGTTATTGAAAAAGAGGAAAACCTTTACGGATTATTCTTGTTAATTCGCCAAAACTGCTATATATTGATAAAGCCTGGAAGAAAACAATCAGTAAAACCACGAAGTACAAAGTTACACTGCCAACCAAGGAACTGAATGGAACTTTAGTGGAACTGAGAGACTACTTGGCACCGTAAAGGGAGCTCTGAAGAAATCAATTGGCAAGATTTGCCTGACTGAAAAGAAACTTGAAACCTTTTTAACAGAGGTCGAGGCCGTTATTAATTCTCGTCCACTTTTCTACGTGAAGACTTTGATTCTGGGTTTTCACTCACCCCAGCCCACTTTTTAAATCTTAATCCCAAGTCCGGGGTTCCAGTAATTGAGATCAGTAACCTGCAAGATCCAGTATGGACGCAAAAGCTCAACAGACAAACTACTAGAAATCTGGGGTAAAGGTCAGCAACACCTGAATTCACTTTGGCAAGTCTGGAAAGAGTTTTACTTGCTAAACCTCAGAGAAAGAGGCCAAACTCACTTAAAGGGTCCTAGAGTCCAAGCAGCTAAAGAGGCTAGATTGGTCAGAGTAGTGCTTTTAAAGGAAGATTTGCCATGTGTCTGGAAAATGCGAAAAATTACTGGACTAATGTCAAGCAGTGACGGAAAATCCCGGGCTGCCAAAGTTCTTCTTCCAACCAAGAAAGTATTCAAAAGCCCTTTAAATCTACTCTACCCATTAGAATGCTGAAGTAGTCAGGAAATTGAAACGACGCACGAAGAAGAACGGTTCAAGGAAAATATAGAGGTTACTTCAACCACTTTACGTCCCACTCGAACAGCAGCAACTAGAACTCGAAAACAGATGCAAATATGTCTTTCTTCCAGTTGGTAGTGTAGGATCTGGAAAGTACAATAAGCGCCAAaagggttgagacactttcccttTAAGGGATCTCTGACAAATCCCTCCCCCCAAAGTCTTTCCATCTAACCCCCTCCGCCCTCCCCCcgccccaaacaatgttgttttcttatcgCCAACTCTTCCTAACATTAAAGGGGGGAGGCGGGAGAAGAGGGGGAGTGCAAAtggaaaatgtaacgttaaGGTGGTTTTTTTCCTAATTGTTGTCTTCCCAGGTCAGTGTCTCAACTAGTTTTGTCGCTTATTTTAGCTAAAagcctggccccagttgttcaaacgatggatggcgctatccagtggatacgtTATAGCGAAACCAactgcgctatccaatggatagtgatttatccggtggatagcgatatccactttttgaaaaactgcgGCCTGGTCGTTAGCTTTGCCTGGCTactaaattttgaaaatgaaaacgtGGTCTCAATCGAACATTGGACTTTTTTCTTAACTTTTCTGTGTGGAATAGTAAATTTATAGTTTCATTGTAGATTTGGCCACATCTTTGGCGACATCGTTAGTTTTTGGTAGACTTGATGAAAATGGTGCTGCTGGTTCGTAGAATGCCTTACGCTATCACTTGCAGAATCACATGACTTTTTTAATGTAATGTACTCCAGATGAATGAAAGAAGTAAATAGCTTCAAGTAGTGATTGAAGAATGATATGCCATTAGTTACACTTTTTCAATTAAGgtattctttaatttatttctttgttcTCTCTCTACACGATACATTGTGcacaatagaccactttcaaaataccataatactctttgcttgccctccaaaagtttgcatttgttacagtttgaattaaaattcaggttaatttaatttcaacctaggtttccttttttgggggatgtaatttaaaaaaatggggcTTGGATTTTTTTTGCCTTCCGTTCTTCTTCCACTTATCGTCTCTCCCTTTTCTTCCCCCTTACTGTCCTTACTTAAACTGCTACCGGACTGTGCTACCTTGAGCTTCCACAACATTCCAGGCTGCTCCAGGGATTCGAACTCTCGGACCATTGGATATCggaaattattaaattctcaacctcggataatgcatttcgcgtgctctgattggttcactcaatctcggttatcagctcatataccttggtttgaccttatatggtaaatgattgcgttaagcgttgctaaaatAAAAgtgttttcgtcggaatgccaaatttctctttgaataaagccaaaaaggagaaaaaaaactttttttgcggaaagtttggatcaattccgacgtttagaagtacgcgaaaaggcaagaaatgttttgtgatgagcctgcgtctgtctgacaacaaggtattacacaacatcgcatcagttctcatcaagttttttgcgatttcgctcggatttgctcgctttttccgctcgtatttcgtaattccaaatttttggagtttaaggaatttaataaaacaattattccattcgcgcttgttggatatgagactgcttatagccaactcggcgctacgcgcctcgttggctatttaccatctcatatccaacgcgcgcttatggaataattgttaattattttgccTCTGCGTTTACCGCTAAGCCATCGCACCAGCGACTAAAATCGCCTACATGTTCTTTTCTACCAATGAGTTTAAGCCATTTCCAAGCCTCCACGACAACCACCATTTCGCACATGCGTAAatgaaaaagaatgaaaacgcACTGAGTCTCCAgtgcaacaaaagcaaaaactgTTTGCAACAGGTGGGCTCTTGATTCTGAAGGAAAAATAGTCAAATATTGCAAAACACATCGTTCCcaccgtgaaaaaaaaaatggtagcacgggcaaatagaacaacaaatgataacctttgcagtttaatcaaagaaaagaactcgTTTCCTAACCACTGGTGTCATCATTTTGGAGAATCCGCTTGTAAAAAAacataaccattcacagaacaattgCCAAATGCGGTATGAGGTGGTTTTCGGAATCTCTCAGAGAAAAGGAATCACAAAAGCCACAAATGAGTGGACAAGTCACAGCTACATCAAATACAGAGCAGGAGAATGGTCACTTGAAAAAGTGGATGAGCCAGACATTGAAGAagagcggtgtctgacatttgcgaACTGCAGACCgcggactgcagactaaccctaaatcacagttattgaaagctaaccgctaACAAATGGGTCCTGaaacttaaatactgtttatcaccACTATTTGAGATGGGTGCTTATCTTTAACtactgcttatcagcgctatttgtaggcagcgAGCATTCTGCCTTTTGCAGTTATCACGCACCAGAATGGGAAGGAGGAAAAGaagaagttcgaacttcaggattatgtagcgctgaaaataaataaaatggaaatggaaacGCCTCTTCATCAAAATGtgctacttgctcaaattgtagaaCTTGAAGGGGACTGCGCCAAAATAAACACAGCatttggatttatcactacaaacagactcagcaaattaaaaaaaaaccaatattttatttgataattcaaaagaaataacacatCCATTAATGAACAATGTccttgtaaaaagctctaagaAAGAATAGTAGAATtggttatcatgcacagtatgcctaaccccaaccttaatgctaaccatgtaaaatcagtgcctagaccattggggttttataaaatactcatgaaaaaTGTAAGCTACACAAGTTCATCCACTCATCTCAAGGACCAATTTAGTTACCAATATATTACAccctcagtcggtagagcagcggtgatctaacccgaaggtcgtgggttcaattcccaccctggtcagagttttactctgtccttgtgtgggtccatttccattagtagggctaatgctcacatggttcatatggggtacaaaactagcacttcacattacactataATCAGTTAACtcttttgaaatataagtgctacacggccaacgtttgtaaaaacgtaacccctccttgtacttgaacatgttcattgccgtgagtttaacatcttcagttcccacagcctgctcccgtctaaCATAGTAGCTCAGCCGGTGGAGCAggggtgatctaacccgaagggtTTAATTCCCAGcctggtcaaagtttttctctg containing:
- the LOC138007464 gene encoding uncharacterized protein isoform X1, which gives rise to MRFFVLKFALCWAGVAAAFVYQTENHSRPKQEWPLEIQQAQNRMRRGTLESKKSGYGDELEEAQENALKERTEVPSKQNLNQRTKIVEKFNNRRRCLLGSLDDCYPELFDASFDCSSPWGWRPGPLYPEYGPDFHRGWMGHGHPFGFNHNGFGCPYRGPGCCCGCNNPGGNLGCGSCNGNHWLPFNDVVGSTPKASNDISPAKPQSFFGKPSGPKAPLRINSGKTKAARRGSKRFDVTHNAGDSAGVAWPSTSGYPCDASYGNWPCQTPVQENSIGDRVVGTLFLWKPNGNPSPNKHKSKKAKSY
- the LOC138007464 gene encoding uncharacterized protein isoform X2 translates to MRFFVLKFALCWAGVAAAFVYQTENHSRPKQEWPLEIQQAQNRMRRGTLESKKSGYGDELEEAQENALKERTEVPSKQNLNQRTKIVEKFNNRRRCLLGSLDDCYPELFDASFDCSSPWGWRPGPLYPEYGPDFHRGWMGHGHPFGFNHNGFGCPYRGPGCCCGCNNPGGNCCGSCNGNHWLPFNDVVGSTPKASNDISPAKPQSFFGKPSGPKAPLRINSGKTKAARRGSKRFDVTHNAGDSAGVAWPSTSGYPCDASYGNWPCQTPVQENSIGDRVVGTLFLWKPNGNPSPNKHKSKKAKSY